One Setaria viridis chromosome 3, Setaria_viridis_v4.0, whole genome shotgun sequence DNA window includes the following coding sequences:
- the LOC117850995 gene encoding UDP-galactose/UDP-glucose transporter 5 isoform X2, producing MEKIMRIPYGVEKEFFRYSLFLVFCNRITTSMVSAMVLLASKKSLDPVAPLHKYGVVSISNILTTTCQYEALKYVSFPVQTLAKCAKMIPVMIWGTIIMRKKYGGKDYFFAVIVTLGCSLFILYPASMDVSPFNKGRESTIWGVSLMLGYLGFDGFTSTFQDKLFKGYDMEIHNQIFYTTMCSCVLSLSGLILQNHLIPAVDFMFRHPDCFSDVVILSSVATASQFFISYTIRTFGALTFATIMTTRQLVSILLSCVWFVHPLSWMQWVGAAIVFGALYTRSFLRSKPQKPAVASPPRGSSPNPPNNS from the exons ATG GAAAAGATCATGAGAATTCCCTATGGAGTAGAGAAGGAGTTCTTCAGATACTcactttttcttgttttttgtaACCGCATTACCACATCCATGGTGTCTGCAATGGTGTTACTG GCAAGTAAGAAATCCTTGGATCCTGTGGCTCCATTACATAAATATGGTGTTGTCTCCATATCAAATATACTGACCACGACCTGCCAGTATGAG GCCCTCAAGTATGTCAGTTTCCCTGTCCAAACGCTTGCCAAATGTGCGAAGATGATACCTGTCATG ATCTGGGGCACAATAATAATGAGAAAGAAGTATGGTGGAAAAGATTACTTCTTTGCTGTCATCGTAACCCTGGGTTGCTCATTGTTCATTCTATACCCG GCCTCGATGGATGTCAGTCCATTCAACAAAGGCAGAGAAAGCACTATTTGGGGTGTTTCACTCATGCTTGGTTATCTTGG TTTTGATGGTTTCACAAGCACGTTCCAAGATAAACTCTTCAAAGGGTATGACATGGAAATACACAACCAAATATTCTACACGACAATGTGCTCCTGTGTTCTTAGTTTAAGTG GGCTGATTCTCCAGAATCATCTGATTCCAGCTGTGGACTTTATGTTTCGTCATCCAGATTGCTTCTCTGACGTCGTAATCCTATCCAGT GTTGCAACAGCTAGTCAGTTCTTCATATCCTACACCATTCGAACATTTGGGGCTCTCACATTTGCTACTATAATGACAACTAGACAG CTGGTGAGCATATTGCTGTCATGTGTCTGGTTTGTGCATCCTCTCAGCTGGATGCAGTGGGTTGGCGCA GCGATTGTATTTGGAGCTCTGTACACAAGGAGCTTCTTGAGAAGCAAACCGCAGAAGCCAGCGGTTGCAAGCCCACCACGCGGTTCTAGCCCGAATCCTCCTAACAACAGTTGA
- the LOC117848000 gene encoding uncharacterized protein has product MASKISLKLLVDNKTKKVLFAEAGKEFVDFVFSLLTLPIGAVVKLISAGTMQGSIGRLYQSVDHMGASYLLPGADKKDLLQPKVLQPDGRELLLLQGAGTGDGTDDASPLSRFKMYTCAGHCVTVTMEAGAQCPQCRQAMATEMVFVLPSATARPGGGGAAGASAAEDSGGYVNGVVTYMVTDGLEVTPMSAISSITLINRFSVGKDVDLAEKFVTVGMDEGLALLKAALRSDTVLSDVFLARKK; this is encoded by the exons ATGGCTTCCAAGATCTCGCTGAAGCTTCTCGTCGACAACAAGACGAAGAAGGTCTTGTTCGCTGAGGCAGGCAAGGAGTTCGTCGACTTCGTCTTCAGCCTCCTCACCCTCCCGATCGGCGCCGTGGTGAAGCTCATCTCAGCCGGCACCATGCAGGGCAGCATCGGGCGCCTATACCAGAGCGTGGACCACATGGGCGCCTCCTACCTGCTGCCCGGCGCCGACAAGAAGGACCTGCTCCAGCCCAAGGTGCTGCAGCCGGACGGCcgcgagctgctgctgcttcaggGAGCCGGCACCGGCGACGGCACCGACGACGCGTCGCCGCTGTCCAGGTTCAAGATGTACACCTGCGCAGGTCACTGCGTGACGGTGACGATGGAGGCCGGGGCCCAGTGCCCCCAGTGCAGGCAGGCGATGGCCACAGAGATGGTGTTCGTGCTGCCGTCTGCAACGGcgaggcccggcggcggcggcgcggcgggagcgTCGGCCGCGGAGGACTCTGGCGGGTACGTGAATGGCGTGGTGACCTACATGGTTACCGACGGGCTCGAGGTGACGCCCATGTCGGCCATCTCCAGCATCACGCTCATCAACAGGTTCAGCGTCGGCAAGGACGTCGACCTCGCCGAGAAGTTCGTCACCGTCGGCATGGACGAG GGTCTGGCTCTTCTCAAGGCGGCGCTGCGCTCCGACACCGTGCTCTCCGATGTCTTTCTGGCGAGGAAGAAGTGA
- the LOC117847999 gene encoding uncharacterized protein has translation MAPKISLKLLVETRSKRVLFAEAGKEFVDFVFSLLTLPIGAVAKLVSAGTMQGSVGRLYQSVDLMGASYLQPGADKSELLQPGVLHPDARELLLLPPGAGDGEAEEKPRLPKFKLYTCAAQCVTVTMEREAACPQCKQAMATEMAFVLPSAAPRAAAAGGAKGGSGAAGESEESGGYVKGLVTYMVTDGLEVTPMSAISSITLINKFSVGNDVELAEKYVSVGMDEGLGLLRAALSSDTVLSDVFLARKK, from the coding sequence ATGGCTCCCAAGATCTCGCTGAAGCTGCTGGTCGAGACCAGGTCGAAGCGGGTTCTCTTCGCCGAGGCCGGCAAGGAATTCGTTGACTTCGTGTTCAGCCTGCTGACGCTGCCCATCGGCGCCGTCGCGAAGCTCGTCTCCGCCGGCACCATGCAAGGCAGCGTCGGGCGGCTGTACCAGAGCGTGGATCTCATGGGCGCGTCCTACCTGCAGCCCGGCGCCGACAAGTCGGAGCTGCTCCAGCCCGGGGTTCTGCACCCGGACGCGCGCGAGCTGCTTCTgctgccgccgggcgccggcgacggcgaggctgaGGAGAAGCCGCGGCTGCCCAAGTTCAAGCTGTACACGTGCGCGGCCCAGTGCGTGACGGTGACCATGGAGCGGGAGGCCGCGTGTCCGCAGTGCAAGCAGGCGATGGCGACGGAGATGGCGTTCGTgctcccctccgccgcgccgcgggcggctgccgccggcggcgccaagggcggcagcggcgcggcgggggagtCGGAGGAGAGCGGCGGGTACGTGAAGGGCCTGGTGACGTACATGGTCACCGACGGGCTGGAGGTGACGCCCATGTCGGCGATCTCCAGCATCACGCTCATCAACAAGTTCAGCGTCGGCAACGACGTGGAGCTGGCCGAGAAGTACGTCAGCGTGGGCATGGACGAGGGGCTCGGCCTGCTGCGGGCCGCGCTGAGCTCCGACACGGTGCTCTCCGACGTGTTCCTGGCGAGGAAGAAGTGA
- the LOC117850467 gene encoding protein-tyrosine-phosphatase MKP1 isoform X1: MATPDDGPAAAGGGRKFWRSASWSASRAAAEPPQDGAAPGAGGQARRVPPPPPLTPRSMSAKARSCLPPLQPLAITRRSLDEWPKAGSDDVGEWPNPTTPGASKVDGGPSSAKPGEGLRLDLSSLRMQGRKDQIAFFDKECSKVAEHVYLGGDAVAKNRDILRKNGITHVLNCVGFVCPEYFKSDLVYRTLWLQDSPTEDITSILYDVFDYFEDVREQGGRVFVHCCQGVSRSTSLVIAYLMWREGQSFDDAFQFVKAARGIANPNMGFACQLLQCQKRVHAIPLSPNSVLRMYRMAPHSQYAPLHLVPKMLNEPSPAALDSRGAFIVHVVSSIYVWVGMKCDPVMEKDARAAAFQVVRYEKVQGHIKVVREGLEQQEFWDAFSSTPINSDSNSKVSKDQIDSASKSNPGSRKVESYDADFELVYKAITGGVVPAFSTSGAGDETHLPARESSWSLLRHKFISRSLARVYSDSALIRDFDPRVDRVQHLAAEASTSPPFLSPSSLSSDSSVSSKYSSDSPSLSPSTSSPPSFGLSPASSNLPHTLVPSSRSPLSQSSNQEASKPGLESKRSPSKTSSIAERRGGFTLLKLPSFQKDLVLPPRVPSSIRRTEEVSDKSSTNGVKQLTGECCSEKCTGNSSISHPETRLTERTDCNSEDCSNAQLVVYQWPSMEKLTTFARKDLDPKSVLFFVASNASRREAVKMVYVWVGDENESSKSDDTVDWQKVTGDFLHLKGLSDALPVKVFKEHETENLLEVLNVS; encoded by the exons ATGGCCACCCCCGACGacggcccggcggcggccgggggaggCCGCAAGTTCTGGCGCTCCGCGTCGTGGTCCGCATCGAGGGCGGCCGCCGAGCCGCCGCAGGATGGGGCTGCGCCGGGGGCCGGCGGACAGGCCCGCcgcgtcccgccgccgccgccgctgacccCGCGGTCGATGAGCGCCAAGGCCCGGTCCTGCCTCCCGCCGCTGCAGCCGCTCGCCATCACCCGCCGCAGCCTGGACGAGTGGCCCAAGGCTGGCTCCGACGACGTCGGGGAGTGGCCCAACCCCACCACGCCCGGTGCCTCCAAGGTGGACGGGGGCCCGTCCTCCGCCAAGCCCGGGGAGGGCCTCCGGCTGGACCTTTCCTCGCTCCGGATGCAGGGCCGCAAGGACCAGATCGCTTTCTTCGACAAGGAGTGCTCCAAGGTCGCCGAGCATGTCTACCTTGGAGGGGATGCCGTCGCCAAGAATCGCGACATCCTTCGGAAGAACGGGATCACCCACGTACTCAACTGCGTGGGATTCGTCTGCCCGGAGTACTTCAAGTCGGACCTCGTCTACCGCACGCTTTGGCTGCAGGACAGCCCCACGGAGGACATCACCAGCATCTTGTATGACGTGTTTGATTACTTTGAGGATGTGAGGGAGCAGGGCGGGCGCGTGTTCGTGCATTGCTGCCAGGGGGTGTCACGGTCAACATCGCTGGTCATCGCCTACTTGATGTGGAGGGAAGGGCAGAGCTTCGATGATGCCTTCCAGTTTGTGAAGGCTGCTCGTGGGATTGCAAATCCAAATATGGGGTTCGCCTGCCAGCTGCTCCAGTGCCAGAAGCGGGTGCACGCGATTCCGTTGTCCCCAAATTCAGTCCTCAGGATGTACCGTATGGCGCCTCACTCGCAGTATGCCCCTCTGCACCTAGTGCCCAAAATGCTCAATGAACCATCCCCTGCCGCCCTGGACTCTAGAGGTGCGTTCATTGTACATGTTGTGTCTTCGATCTATGTCTGGGTTGGAATGAAGTGTGATCCGGTAATGGAGAAAGATGCAAGAGCTGCAGCCTTTCAGGTTGTGAGGTATGAGAAGGTGCAGGGGCACATCAAGGTTGTGAGAGAAGGTCTGGAGCAGCAGGAATTTTGGGATGCCTTTTCAAGTACGCCGATTAATTCAGATAGTAACTCAAAGGTTAGCAAGGACCAGATTGATTCAGCATCCAAGAGTAACCCAGGAAGCCGGAAGGTGGAGTCTTATGATGCTGATTTTGAGCTCGTTTACAAAGCAATCACTGGGGGTGTAGTTCCAGCATTCTCAACTTCTGGGGCTGGGGATGAGACGCATCTTCCAGCTAGAGAAAGTAGCTGGAGTTTACTGAGGCACAAGTTTATCTCCAGGTCGCTGGCTCGTGTTTATTCAGATTCTGCTCTAATCAGGGATTTTGATCCACGGGTGGACCGTGTACAGCACTTGGCTGCTGAAGCTTCAACCTCACCTCCTTTCCTTTCTCCAAGTTCTTTATCATCGGATTCAAGCGTCAGCTCGAAGTATAGTTCAGACTCACCCTCCCTGTCACCTTCAACTAGCTCACCGCCATCATTTGGTCTCTCGCCTGCTTCGTCTAATCTGCCTCATACTTTGGTGCCATCATCCAGGTCCCCCCTTTCTCAATCATCTAATCAGGAAGCTTCAAAGCCTGGCCTGGAATCAAAACGCTCTCCTTCCAAGACCTCTTCTATAGCAGAAAGAAGAGGAGGCTTCACACTTCTAAAGCTACCATCTTTCCAAAAGGATCTAGTACTGCCACCAAGGGTACCGTCTAGTATTCGCAGGACTGAGGAAGTCTCAGATAAGAGTAGTACAAATGGTGTTAAACAGCTGACTGGCGAGTGTTGCTCAGAAAAATGCACTGGTAATAGTTCGATCTCACATCCGGAGACTAGATTAACTGAGCGTACTGACTGTAACTCAGAAGATTGCAGTAATGCACAACTAGTAGTCTACCAGTGGCCCAGCATGGAAAAGCTAACTACATTTGCGCGCAAGGATCTTGACCCAAAGTCAGTTTTGTTTTTTGTTGCTTCAAATGCCAGCAGAAGAGAAGCAGTTAAGATGGTTTATGTATGGGTAGGAGATGAAAATGAGAGCAGTAAGAGTGATGATACTGTTGATTGGCAAAAGGTTACTGGTGATTTTCTTCATCTAAAAGGCCTCAGCGATGCTCTTCCTGTCAAG GTTTTCAAGGAGCATGAAACTGAGAATCTATTGGAAGTACTGAATGTTAGTTAA
- the LOC117850468 gene encoding beta-hexosaminidase 1 codes for MPPNLPAYLLLALLLGGTAAARRHPPPSNATSAGEPVYLWPLPKSVASGSRTLTVDPDLALDPQGPGGASPAVAEAFQRYRGLVFAPWAHAARSGDGGYDVTKLTVVVASANETLALGVDESYTIYVAAAGSVNSIVGGATIEANTIYGAIRGLETFSQLCVFNYDTKNVEVRHTPWHIQDEPRFAFRGLLLDTSRHYLPVDVIKQVIDSMSFAKLNVLHWHIIDEQSFPLEVPSYPNLWKGSYSKWERYTVEDAHDIVNYAKKRGINVMAEIDVPGHAESWGNGYPKLWPSANCTEPLDVSSNFTFEVISGILSDMRKIFPFGLFHLGGDEVYTGCWNATPHVRQWLNERNMTTKDAYKYFVLKAQELAIKLNWIPVNWEETFNSFKENLNPLTVVHNWLGPGVCPKVVAKGFRCIMSNQGVWYLDHLDVPWENVYSGEPLAGISDKDQQKLVLGGEVCMWGETADTSDVLQTIWPRAAAAAERLWSQLEAISAQDVETTVLSRLHYFRCLLNHRGIAAAPVTNYYARRPPIGPGSCFVQ; via the exons ATGCCCCCCAACCTCCCCGCTTatctcctcctcgccctcctcctcggcggcaCCGCCGCAgcgcggcgccacccgccgccgtcgaACGCCACCTCGGCCGGCGAGCCCGTCTACCTCTGGCCGCTGCCCAAGAGCGTTGCGTCCGGGTCCCGGACCCTGACGGTCGACCCGGACCTCGCGCTCGACCCGCAGGGCCCCGGCGGCGCCTCGCCCGCCGTGGCTGAGGCGTTCCAGCGGTACAGGGGCCTCGTCTTCGCGCCGTGGGCGCACGCGGCCCGCTCGGGCGACGGCGGGTACGACGTCACCAAGctcaccgtcgtcgtcgcctccgccaACGAGACG TTGGCGCTGGGGGTGGACGAGAGCTACACGATctacgtggcggcggcgggcagcgtcAATTCCATCGTGGGAGGAGCAACCATAGAG GCAAACACAATATATGGAGCTATCCGTGGACTGGAG ACATTCAGTCAACTTTGTGTTTTCAACTATGATACAAAAAATGTTGAAGTGCGCCATACCCCATGGCATATTCAGGATGAGCCCCGCTTTGCCTTCCGTGGGCTGCTCCTAG ACACCTCACGGCATTACCTTCCAGTTGATGTGATTAAGCAAGTGATCGACTCTATGTCATTTGCTAAGCTG AACGTTCTTCATTGGCATATCATCGATGAACAATCTTTTCCGTTGGAGGTGCCATCATATCCAAACCTTTGGAAAGGTTCATACTCCAAATGGGAGCGCTACACCGTGGAAGATGCACATGATATTGTCAA TTATGCTAAGAAAAGAG GCATCAATGTAATGGCAGAAATTGACGTGCCTGGTCATGCAGAATCATG GGGAAATGGATACCCAAAGCTCTGGCCTTCTGCCAATTGTACAGAGCCATTAGATGTCTCTAGCAATTTCACATTTGAAGTAATTTCTGGAATTCTTTCTG ATATGAGGAAAATCTTTCCATTCGGGCTGTTTCACTTGGGTGGTGATGAAGTATATACAG GGTGCTGGAATGCAACACCTCATGTAAGGCAGTG GCTTAATGAGCGCAACATGACCACAAAGGATGCTTACAAATATTTTGTTCTGAAGGCCCAAGAGTTGGCAATTAAGCTAAACTGGATTCCTGTGAATTG GGAAGAAACCTTCAATTCATTCAAAGAAAACCTCAATCCTCTAACGGTGGTGCACAACTG GCTGGGTCCTGGAGTCTGCCCTAAGGTTGTCGCAAAGGGTTTCAGATGTATAATGAGTAATCAAGGTGTCTGGtaccttgatcatcttgatgtTCCCTGGGAAAATGTCTACAGTGGCGAGCCACTCGCAGGGATTAGTGATAAAGACCAGCAAAAGCTAGTACTTGGTGGGGAGGTTTGCATGTGGGGTGAGACAGCAGACACATCGGATGTTCTACAAACAATATGGCCccgagcagctgctgcagcag AGCGCCTGTGGAGTCAATTAGAGGCCATATCCGCCCAAGACGTAGAAACAACCGTCTTGTCACGGCTGCACTATTTCAGATGCCTGCTGAATCACCGTGGAATTGCTGCGGCTCCAGTCACGAACTACTATGCCCGAAGGCCTCCAATCGGTCCAGGTTCATGCTTTGTTCAGTAA
- the LOC117850995 gene encoding UDP-galactose/UDP-glucose transporter 5B isoform X1, whose amino-acid sequence MADAAGVAAAAPGLPVAAGRDRDKDDRRRWASRCGFAVLGIMSTLLVYGVLQEKIMRIPYGVEKEFFRYSLFLVFCNRITTSMVSAMVLLASKKSLDPVAPLHKYGVVSISNILTTTCQYEALKYVSFPVQTLAKCAKMIPVMIWGTIIMRKKYGGKDYFFAVIVTLGCSLFILYPASMDVSPFNKGRESTIWGVSLMLGYLGFDGFTSTFQDKLFKGYDMEIHNQIFYTTMCSCVLSLSGLILQNHLIPAVDFMFRHPDCFSDVVILSSVATASQFFISYTIRTFGALTFATIMTTRQLVSILLSCVWFVHPLSWMQWVGAAIVFGALYTRSFLRSKPQKPAVASPPRGSSPNPPNNS is encoded by the exons ATGGCGGacgcggcgggggtggcggcggcggcgccagggctgcccgtggcggcggggagggacaGGGACAAGGATGACCGCCGCCGCTGGGCGTCCCGCTGCGGCTTCGCCGTCCTCGGGATCATGAGCACGCTCCTCGTCTACGGCGTCCTCCAG GAAAAGATCATGAGAATTCCCTATGGAGTAGAGAAGGAGTTCTTCAGATACTcactttttcttgttttttgtaACCGCATTACCACATCCATGGTGTCTGCAATGGTGTTACTG GCAAGTAAGAAATCCTTGGATCCTGTGGCTCCATTACATAAATATGGTGTTGTCTCCATATCAAATATACTGACCACGACCTGCCAGTATGAG GCCCTCAAGTATGTCAGTTTCCCTGTCCAAACGCTTGCCAAATGTGCGAAGATGATACCTGTCATG ATCTGGGGCACAATAATAATGAGAAAGAAGTATGGTGGAAAAGATTACTTCTTTGCTGTCATCGTAACCCTGGGTTGCTCATTGTTCATTCTATACCCG GCCTCGATGGATGTCAGTCCATTCAACAAAGGCAGAGAAAGCACTATTTGGGGTGTTTCACTCATGCTTGGTTATCTTGG TTTTGATGGTTTCACAAGCACGTTCCAAGATAAACTCTTCAAAGGGTATGACATGGAAATACACAACCAAATATTCTACACGACAATGTGCTCCTGTGTTCTTAGTTTAAGTG GGCTGATTCTCCAGAATCATCTGATTCCAGCTGTGGACTTTATGTTTCGTCATCCAGATTGCTTCTCTGACGTCGTAATCCTATCCAGT GTTGCAACAGCTAGTCAGTTCTTCATATCCTACACCATTCGAACATTTGGGGCTCTCACATTTGCTACTATAATGACAACTAGACAG CTGGTGAGCATATTGCTGTCATGTGTCTGGTTTGTGCATCCTCTCAGCTGGATGCAGTGGGTTGGCGCA GCGATTGTATTTGGAGCTCTGTACACAAGGAGCTTCTTGAGAAGCAAACCGCAGAAGCCAGCGGTTGCAAGCCCACCACGCGGTTCTAGCCCGAATCCTCCTAACAACAGTTGA
- the LOC117850467 gene encoding protein-tyrosine-phosphatase MKP1 isoform X2 has protein sequence MATPDDGPAAAGGGRKFWRSASWSASRAAAEPPQDGAAPGAGGQARRVPPPPPLTPRSMSAKARSCLPPLQPLAITRRSLDEWPKAGSDDVGEWPNPTTPGASKVDGGPSSAKPGEGLRLDLSSLRMQGRKDQIAFFDKECSKVAEHVYLGGDAVAKNRDILRKNGITHVLNCVGFVCPEYFKSDLVYRTLWLQDSPTEDITSILYDVFDYFEDVREQGGRVFVHCCQGVSRSTSLVIAYLMWREGQSFDDAFQFVKAARGIANPNMGFACQLLQCQKRVHAIPLSPNSVLRMYRMAPHSQYAPLHLVPKMLNEPSPAALDSRGAFIVHVVSSIYVWVGMKCDPVMEKDARAAAFQVVRYEKVQGHIKVVREGLEQQEFWDAFSSTPINSDSNSKVSKDQIDSASKSNPGSRKVESYDADFELVYKAITGGVVPAFSTSGAGDETHLPARESSWSLLRHKFISRSLARVYSDSALIRDFDPRVDRVQHLAAEASTSPPFLSPSSLSSDSSVSSKSPLSQSSNQEASKPGLESKRSPSKTSSIAERRGGFTLLKLPSFQKDLVLPPRVPSSIRRTEEVSDKSSTNGVKQLTGECCSEKCTGNSSISHPETRLTERTDCNSEDCSNAQLVVYQWPSMEKLTTFARKDLDPKSVLFFVASNASRREAVKMVYVWVGDENESSKSDDTVDWQKVTGDFLHLKGLSDALPVKVFKEHETENLLEVLNVS, from the exons ATGGCCACCCCCGACGacggcccggcggcggccgggggaggCCGCAAGTTCTGGCGCTCCGCGTCGTGGTCCGCATCGAGGGCGGCCGCCGAGCCGCCGCAGGATGGGGCTGCGCCGGGGGCCGGCGGACAGGCCCGCcgcgtcccgccgccgccgccgctgacccCGCGGTCGATGAGCGCCAAGGCCCGGTCCTGCCTCCCGCCGCTGCAGCCGCTCGCCATCACCCGCCGCAGCCTGGACGAGTGGCCCAAGGCTGGCTCCGACGACGTCGGGGAGTGGCCCAACCCCACCACGCCCGGTGCCTCCAAGGTGGACGGGGGCCCGTCCTCCGCCAAGCCCGGGGAGGGCCTCCGGCTGGACCTTTCCTCGCTCCGGATGCAGGGCCGCAAGGACCAGATCGCTTTCTTCGACAAGGAGTGCTCCAAGGTCGCCGAGCATGTCTACCTTGGAGGGGATGCCGTCGCCAAGAATCGCGACATCCTTCGGAAGAACGGGATCACCCACGTACTCAACTGCGTGGGATTCGTCTGCCCGGAGTACTTCAAGTCGGACCTCGTCTACCGCACGCTTTGGCTGCAGGACAGCCCCACGGAGGACATCACCAGCATCTTGTATGACGTGTTTGATTACTTTGAGGATGTGAGGGAGCAGGGCGGGCGCGTGTTCGTGCATTGCTGCCAGGGGGTGTCACGGTCAACATCGCTGGTCATCGCCTACTTGATGTGGAGGGAAGGGCAGAGCTTCGATGATGCCTTCCAGTTTGTGAAGGCTGCTCGTGGGATTGCAAATCCAAATATGGGGTTCGCCTGCCAGCTGCTCCAGTGCCAGAAGCGGGTGCACGCGATTCCGTTGTCCCCAAATTCAGTCCTCAGGATGTACCGTATGGCGCCTCACTCGCAGTATGCCCCTCTGCACCTAGTGCCCAAAATGCTCAATGAACCATCCCCTGCCGCCCTGGACTCTAGAGGTGCGTTCATTGTACATGTTGTGTCTTCGATCTATGTCTGGGTTGGAATGAAGTGTGATCCGGTAATGGAGAAAGATGCAAGAGCTGCAGCCTTTCAGGTTGTGAGGTATGAGAAGGTGCAGGGGCACATCAAGGTTGTGAGAGAAGGTCTGGAGCAGCAGGAATTTTGGGATGCCTTTTCAAGTACGCCGATTAATTCAGATAGTAACTCAAAGGTTAGCAAGGACCAGATTGATTCAGCATCCAAGAGTAACCCAGGAAGCCGGAAGGTGGAGTCTTATGATGCTGATTTTGAGCTCGTTTACAAAGCAATCACTGGGGGTGTAGTTCCAGCATTCTCAACTTCTGGGGCTGGGGATGAGACGCATCTTCCAGCTAGAGAAAGTAGCTGGAGTTTACTGAGGCACAAGTTTATCTCCAGGTCGCTGGCTCGTGTTTATTCAGATTCTGCTCTAATCAGGGATTTTGATCCACGGGTGGACCGTGTACAGCACTTGGCTGCTGAAGCTTCAACCTCACCTCCTTTCCTTTCTCCAAGTTCTTTATCATCGGATTCAAGCGTCAGCTCGAA GTCCCCCCTTTCTCAATCATCTAATCAGGAAGCTTCAAAGCCTGGCCTGGAATCAAAACGCTCTCCTTCCAAGACCTCTTCTATAGCAGAAAGAAGAGGAGGCTTCACACTTCTAAAGCTACCATCTTTCCAAAAGGATCTAGTACTGCCACCAAGGGTACCGTCTAGTATTCGCAGGACTGAGGAAGTCTCAGATAAGAGTAGTACAAATGGTGTTAAACAGCTGACTGGCGAGTGTTGCTCAGAAAAATGCACTGGTAATAGTTCGATCTCACATCCGGAGACTAGATTAACTGAGCGTACTGACTGTAACTCAGAAGATTGCAGTAATGCACAACTAGTAGTCTACCAGTGGCCCAGCATGGAAAAGCTAACTACATTTGCGCGCAAGGATCTTGACCCAAAGTCAGTTTTGTTTTTTGTTGCTTCAAATGCCAGCAGAAGAGAAGCAGTTAAGATGGTTTATGTATGGGTAGGAGATGAAAATGAGAGCAGTAAGAGTGATGATACTGTTGATTGGCAAAAGGTTACTGGTGATTTTCTTCATCTAAAAGGCCTCAGCGATGCTCTTCCTGTCAAG GTTTTCAAGGAGCATGAAACTGAGAATCTATTGGAAGTACTGAATGTTAGTTAA